The genomic DNA tttcatcttgcaaaactgaaactctatacccattaaacaactcctcatttccccctctccccctcggTCCCTGGCAACTAATGAAATGATTTTATAGTGTTGTGGTGGATTATGCAATATAACTTCCctccttgcttaaaaaaaatctgctcttttgctttttaatgctCTCATACAAATTGGGAGAATTGGAAGTGGTGCCGAGTTATATGCAAGTTGGGTGAAGACAGAGCTTGTAGGAATTAGAGGCTGAAGTGACACCTGGCATCCTTTTATTCCCTGAGATGCTGAACACTAAGTATttttggcttttccttttttaattgacACTACTTTTTAATTGTGAGAAATCTTGAAAATAGTGCTATGTGTAAGTAGCATGATCATCCTGCTAAGAGCATATGAGGATACTGAATATATCCTGAAATACTCCCTATCCTCATATACCCTTAGCAGCATGATCGCACTACCTCTACATAATATCTTCAAATTTCCCACAATTAAGAAGTGccaaaaaaaagaacagatgaaaaaACTTCCCACTTAATAAAAGGATTGCAAGGTAGCAAGCTAAGTGGGGAGAGAGACCTCTCTCttcttaagaaaattatatatgtaattttgagttttccttttttgatcCTAGCTGCAAAGGATATTTCTTCCTTTACATGGCTATGTTCATTTATTCCCTCTTAAGGACATAAACCCTCTTGCATCGAATCCTAGAAGTTTTAGCTGTCACATAGATGACTATGCTGCTTTTGTGACTCAGAGACCTACCGGTGATGGCAACTTATGgaattaactgaatttaatttaCGTGATGTTCATAAGGACAGGAAATAAGATGCTTAAAGTCTTAGGACCTTCCAGTGAGGACACAGGGCACAGATGATTTAATAGCAACTTGGCTAGGGTGCCTGGAGTAaattgttttcattctctttactGTTATACCTGGTAATTTGCCAGGGTAACAGGTGAAAATTGATGAGGGGGGTGGTGATTTCTAGGACATAGACCACAGGAGCCAGGAGTTCTGAATTCCTTTGGCAAGAGCTTTGTCTCATGGGTGTGTTATACTGTAATCCTTCTGGGCAGTACTTTTCAATTTATTTCCATAAAGAAAGATGGTAATTATTCCAACAGGCTGTTTCTGCTATGAATGTGTTCATGGGACAGTAGGGAAAGATGTTCCATAAtgcaattattattaaattttccaTGAATTTGGACATGAGATGTTCCACATGAAAGCAAATTCCATGCAaatctatttttgaattttatttcctttagaaaacCTCTAATCAGAGGCTGCATGATAAATAAGAGGGGTCATTTTATCTATCAATCAGACTTTATAGGATTTTATAGAACTTCTATTACATCCTAGGTGGGGTTACTGAATACAACACCCAAAGAAATCTTTGTTCTAGAAGAGTATAGAGGAACAAGCAGCaagaaatgaattatttcctaatttcctaatataaaatcagtgaaaatatGACCTAGCCATACACATACTTATATATATAGACTATAGTGAGAAAAGGATTAGATCAAAGAGCCTACCTAACAATGGAATTGGATTTCTCATATGTTGTATACCATTTTCTATAAATAATTGAATAGGGTAgttaaaaaaactctttaaaagacTATTAGCTAGTGTTTCTTAAAGTAATGTTTTCAATAATGTGTTGCtaactagaaattaaaattataaactcaAGGAAgactagttctttaaaaaataatttctaaaaaaaaataataatttctagaaAGGAGTAGAATTCTCAACATGTTATGGGTCTAAAGGCTTGCCCTGCTGGCATTTGTTCTCCTTGTGTATGGGAGAGAAACAAAGATATGAATCCACACTCTCTTTGGCCTCACATTTGCTAAGCATCATTTTACTTGGGGTTTCATCTTTCTTGAGGTTTGTTAATCCTTGCCAGCTTTATTTCCAGCCCAGGATCATTTCTTCAGTTTGGaaacatttctcaaaagagaGGCTTTCTTGTAGGGCTATCCATTCTCCAAGATGAGATTATGCCTCTTGGGCTACAGGCACTGAAAGCAAGGGGTATATAAAGCAGACAACTGAAATATTTCCCCATCATTACCCTTCTCTAAAGCAGAGTTTAAGTTTCTGGGGAGAAGTACAGAATTATGGGAAGCCCTATTTTTACTCTAATGCATGGCCCCTAATAGGCATGTCTTGAGCCTCAGGCTGGAGAATGCTCACAAATGACTGACACTGGAAGATGAATGTGGGGAACATCAGCCCACCTCCCTATTTGCAGTCAAGTAGAATCAGCCAAACTCTGTCCAATGTTGACCGATGATGCTATCCTTATGCCAAAAATCTCTCTCTTAAGAACATTGGTTTAGGGAAATTGTTGATAATGTATTCTGATGTGAAGAAACGGACtgatttgttgttattgttgttgtttatgaAGCCTCTGCCGCCTTGTCATGACTCCCTGGAATCCATGCAGGTGTTCAAACAGCACTGCCAAATAGCAGAAGAATACAATGAGGTCAAAAAGGAAATCGCTTTGCTTGAGGAAAGGAAGTAAGTACCATCCCCCTGAACATTCTCACCTCTGAGTACTGTCTACTGGTCATGGActggggaaggcagggaaggaATGGGCCGAatgtgagggggagagggagggatgggggcaAGTGACATTCTGTAGTTCAGAGGTTACTAGGCCACTTTTGTGTATACTATGTTGGATTCTTGAAAAGATCCAAACCCAACTGCTGAAGACAAAATGCTTTCCTTTATGGGGTACTGAGAAGATGAGCAGGAGTACTTCCTACCTGAAACTTAattctttaataaacattttttagctcaggaaattaaaaatgccaaaatAGCACCCGGAGCCACTCAGAGTGTCTGTGGATGCACCCAAAAGCCCAAGAGCACTTTGGCTTGGGGTGAATTTTGATTAAGGCTTACGTGGTGGAGTTCCTGTGTCCTGTAAAGAAGCTGCTGGGACAAATCTCTGGAATAATGTAAATGTATCAGTTGACTAACTGCATTTTATCGTCTAAGAGCCTGAGGAAATTTTTTGTCTTGAAAGCTTCATTACCATTCCAGTTCTGCTGTAGGGAATTACAGAGTTctattaattcaattaattaattaaagcatTCTAATTTTACTCACATCTagctttttctttcagaattctcCTCCTTTTTCATTGCACTCAGTTCTACTAGTGTCTGCCCCAACGATCCCCACCTTTTCATACTTTCAAAGCCTCAGGCACCTTTCCACCCTCGCATTGGTTAGTCTGTGCTCACATATTTATTAGTGAGATCTTTTGATTCATGTTTGCATCACCTACTATGTGGTAACTACTAAGTGCTTTTAATCCCCAAGAGCAAGTAGAGTCAGGTGTTGCTCACCATCGTATTTCTGAAGCTGAGCACGGTACACGGGATGTAGATACTGAATCAGGTTGTGTGACACATAATCAAAACATGTTTTGATTCTTtaactttctgctttttttcccctcttcctgaaGTGATACGTGGATATTTATTACTTAGTTTTCAAACCAAAGCAAGTGAAATATGTTTTGAGAAATTTATAAAGTCCTTAGGACTCTTTGAAGactgcacccccccaccctccgcaCCCCAAATGATGGTTGGACATCATTGATGGAGAACATGGTGGGATCGGTATGGGTTGTAGGGTCAGACTTTGTACTTACTGCAAGACCTTGGTTAACAAGCCTTTTCTTACTTCCTTGCTGTGTTGTGTTTCAAACATAAAATCACACCTAGACTTATGACTAAAGGAGATTAAAAGATGATTATGAGGAGATCAGAAAAACACAACTTCCTCCTCATACATTTGAGACTTCCTTTTTGGTCTGAGAGTTTTCAGAACATTTGCACATAATCTGAGTcctaaaaaaatttcttaaaggaGCTGAAGAAACTTATTAATAATGTGATCCATGGGGAAGTTAAAGGAGGTCTTGTATAGTCAGTAACCTATAAACGtatttccgtgtgtgtgtgtgtgtgtgtgaactgtgctgttgagacagaaaaaaagaagtaattatgtatttatttgtaaattcttCAGATGGAAAGTATTAGAGGACTTTGCTTATTTCAATTAACCCATgggtggccttttttttttttttggcaattatgaatctCATCCACTAAACTGTATGTTTTGtaagtttatatttttgtatgtttcattaagaaatagaataatGATGTAACAGTGACTCCTCTGGACTTTTATTGAAACACATCCTTGCTGCTTCTGCATAACTAATCTTCTTTTTTCCCTAGGCCTGTTTGAACTTTGGACTTTTCTTGATGTtatctcctgcccctcccccactttcttCTTAAATAATTGGCTAGATGCAGGGCAAAGACTGAAttcttttgttatcttttttcctttcttttttataaagtctctcaaattcttttttttctccattcctgCTTCTACTATTTGGGATCAGGACTTACTGCTTCAAATCTTGATCAATGTTAATATTATAACTGGTGTCCCTGCTTATGGCTTCACATCGCTGGAAAACGACACCAAGTTCTTGGCCTGGACTGCAAGCTCTAGCTCACCATGGCCTTAGAACCCCTGCAGAAAATTCTTCCTCATCCATCGTCTTTATCTACATTGGCCTATTCATCCTTCCTGATCTGTGCCCTTACTCACACCAAGCTCTAGGTCTAGAGCACTGGTTCCTTCTTCTCTGCCTACCAAATGCTACCCTCAAGGAGAACTTAGCCAATAGCCCTGCCCAACCACTCCACGGGGTTCATCTCTCTTCCTGGGTAAAAGAAATTATAccagaatgattcttttttttttttcttaagatttatttatatatttgagagagagagagagaaagagagagagagcatgagtgagtgatcaaggagggggcagagggagcaggagggagaatcTCTGGTCGACTCTaagctgagcacagaacccgcaatggggctggatctcatgatcctgagatcatgacttgagccaaaatcaaaagccagaagcttaactgactgagccacccaggggctcctggaaTGATTCTTTTGGCACATTTGTTGGCTGCTGTTATCAATAGTTATCTGTTTATGTCCTGACTTTCTGACTATGCATAATTCCCTACAAATGTGGACACCTTTTAAcatctctttttgtctctatCACTGAATAGAGACATGTGCATAGGGTCAAACATAAGTGAGGGTGATTTCGAATGACTGGTTTACAAAACATGGTAATACCCTCTGTGTATACAATGTAACAGATGTGTCATTTGTAATTTGTAGGTCCATATTTAAAATAGAGTCTATATCAGCAATAAGGAATTGCTAAGATAAATTGCAAAAATAGGAAGTATGGTATATCTTATATTTACAAATAAGGGATACTAGTCCTCCAGGGGTGATTGATGATCATCATTTTCATGAACACTTTACTGAAGTGGGAATTCATTACATAACAGATATTTTCCTGAACATTCTTTGTGTTCAAGCAAGATAAATTAGGTCAAATGGATCTGACCCAAGTCATTAGTTTTCTGCTTTTTGATTATTTGGAAAAGAATTTCTTTCCCATCATTTCATAAAGTATGGGCAATTACTTTATCTCTGATTGGCTAGTGTAAGCTAGACCCAAAGAGAGATGCTAACTCAAACGTTTTAAAAGAGTTCTTTAGTAGAGTCATGTGGGCACAAGTTAAGCTGAACTTCTCTCTCATCTCCAGAGGGGGTCACCCTGGATCAAGTTTGGGAGACtttgcagaggagagagaagagttgattataactattattttaaatcatgtcTATTAGATAGATAAAGAGAGTCAAACATTTTCTAGGACTATAAACTCAGCATGCAgtgaatttaatttaaagaatcaCTTCTGGCTTATTTGATGTATGAAAAGCTTGTTCTTacttttattggattttttttttcttctcagttgaaaaaaatgacaattttattgAAAGCTTTAAAAACTTACCAAGAATTCTGACATCCTTCCAAAATTCCTACCattatttctgcctctttctagGCCTTTTGAATGTGAAccaatatttttatagaattgcatatataataaaatgaaatgtgtacatacttttctcaataaatattgtaACCTTTCAAAATATAACAGTATTTTATGGATGTAATGGGAAAAAGTGAGAGGTAGATATTTTATGACTTCTGAAATTTATCACCAATACTTTGACAGCAAGTTAAAATATACGATTAAGCTATAATTAGATCTACAATTAGATTTACAATTAGTAAAAGTTGCTTTGCTCCAGATTGGGTATTTTATCTTGTTCAAAGGGGGAACCATTTATCTTCTGCATATGTGAAACATTGTGCCAGATGCTCTGGTGTTTAGAAGATTGACTTAGAATGTCAGGAAGAAAGATAAACTCTTAGAAAAGGCAGGATGAAAAATgttacataatgaaaaaaaataactctggTTTTCGGCATGTTCACAGAATTGTGCCAACATCATCACagttttagagcatttttatCACCCAGGAACCAAACCTAGagccccttcccccttctccgCACCAGCCACTGGCCCCCACTCATGTACCCTCTGtttatggatttacctattctggatatgtcgtataaatggaatcatagagtatgtggccttctgtgactggcttctgtcacttggcacgatgtttttaaggttcatccacattgtagtgtgtgtcaatacttcattcctttttcatggctgaataatattccattgtatggatagtctatattttatttatccattcatcagttgatggacatttgggttgtttgccCTTTGGGCTGCTTTGAACATTTGAATGCAAGTTTTGGCATGGACatatattttccattctcttgggtatatacctgagAGCAGAACTGCTGGATCAGGTGATAACTCAATGTGTAACCTTtggaggaactgccagactgtttctgaaatggctgcaccattttatagtTCCACTAGAAATGTATAAATGTACTGATTTCTCCATGTCTTTGCCAGCTCTTATTATGTTTTTTTGGTTATAGTCATGCAAAtgtcttactgtggttttgattgaTACTTCCCTGACAGCTGaaaatgttgaacatcttctcacATGCTGTTTggcatttttatgtcttcttggagaCTTTCggattctttgcccattttttagttgggttatttctcttttgattatgGAATTGAGAAGatgttatataatttttgtaGGTTCAGGCAAAACATTcgaaaaggattttcatatgggGATAACATAAAAATGTCAGACCTATatcttcagatctttttttttccaaaatatttatttatctatttcagagagaaagaacacctgaggagagggggagggtgatgcagagggagagggaaacaagcagactacctgcttagtggggagcccaatgaggggcttgatcctaggaccctgagatcatgacctgagctgaaaccaagagtctgaccctaaactgactgagccacccaggcacccttatcttcggatcttttaaaaatacataaaatgatgaTTGAAGGAGCAATAACTCATTGAGGGGAAATCTTAGGATGGGGGAAAGGGAGCATATTAATTTGTAACAGCATAGTCTAAAAATAGCCCTATTCTGATTTGTTTTCAATCGTGGCATTTAATTTGTTCTGGATTTTCCAATAACAATAGCTTTTTAGGTTTAACcagagatatttatttctttaggacAATCCTGATGGCAGATATTTTTAGGCTATGTTCTGGGGAACCTTTCAAAGACTGGGGATGGAGGGGATGTCAGGCAGGGGACTGTCTGAAGGCCAATCAGAAAAAGTCCTAATTGGTTGGTTTTATTTGCTTCACATCAGGGTGAGATTTTCCTTGAAAACTGAGATTTTCTATCACAGCTAGAAAACACTGAAAACCAAACTGCACTTTTATAttccaagcatttaaaaaaaatttacacatcCCCCAGAAATTAGCAAATTTGACATAAAGCAATAACAAATGGAGGAGATACATCTCCATAAGTGTTTGCGTAAGCAGTAATATGGGGAGGGAGGCCTATCCTCCTCCCTAAGACATCCTGATATGGGTAAGATGCCTCTGTGTAGGGTATAGGACTTGCATTCATTTTCCAACAGTAGAGATATGCTTCCTGAGACCAACTTAGCTAGCAGGAATCAAGGAAAGTGCCTGGTTTGCAATTGGATTTCAAGAAAGACTTGAGTGGATGAATGGAAGAACTGAAGAACTCTCTTGGCTCTTTACTTTGCTCCAGAGATATAGCTGAGGAAATATTTCCACTTTAGGATTTAGCTTTGTGTGAAATCCCAACGTTCCAAACTTCTTCAGGCTTTGAGATTATACTTTCCATTCATGCCCCAGGCATAATGATTTGGGCCTTTTATGTCACCTAATTACCTGCTGTTCAGCCTTCTAACTGGAATCTCATTCCTCAGTATCTCTCCATCTAACCTCTGCCTGGAACCATATTAAAAGGGACATATTAAAAaccatattttcaaaaaaaataaaaataaaaaataaaaaccatattttCCACTCCTCAATGAGAGTCCTTTCGGTAGGTCTCCCTTACTAAGGAAAGAGACTCCAATCTTTAGGGAAACAGAATGAGGAAACATTTTGCCTTTCATCTATTTCTATTACAGGATTAACCCTTTGTGGGGTAATCTATATGAAAATCTCCATTTCCTTTGGAGTAGCGGTTCTTAACTGGGCCAATTCCTCAGTCCCTAACCCCCCAGTTactggcaatatctggagacatttttggttgtaaTGATGGAGTAGGGGAAGTAGGAGCAGGGGAACTGGCGTTTAGTGAATCGAGGTCAAGGATGTTGCTAAACCTACGATGCCAGTGCATAGGGCAGCCTCCAATAGCAGGGTCATCTGGCTCAAAAGATCAATTGTGCCAAGAGAACTCTAGAGCAAATTTCACTTCTTCCTGCAAGAAGTGTTGCCCTTTGGCTCCCAAatgatataatacatttattccttattcattattcatttgtaGGGCTTCAATTACCACAGTCTAGACTGCTTTGCAATTGCATTTCAATACCATTGATTGTTCCCCCACCCACGTGAAATGAAGGTAGACTTTCACATCCTTTTTGCCATCTTGAGACATCTGCTTCTTCTCTCCTGTGTATCAATGCTTGTACTAGAACACACATCTTTTAAGAACCACCGATAGTGCAGTCTGAAtcacaatttaaataaaactatccCCATGATGAAGATAAAATTTTGTTACATTATTATTCCACATTCGCTAGCTCATTATGGCCAAACCATCTAGGATTTAatcttttccaaataaaagtCTTAGTCAACTTTGAAAGTCCCAAGAACCATGGTAGTGGTTTTTCCAGAAACAGAAATATTTGTCCTAATGATGAATTCATGTCCCAACCTCCTTTATCTTGGAATTAGTTTCCACAGAGTTTCAAAGTTCTCTTTAACTTAGACTTTCCCTTCCTCAATTTGTTGTGGTGAATAAAAACTTTTCAAGGCATATGGCTTAGGATGGGGATGGCAGGTGGTCTGCAATGGACCCAAGGTTATGGCCTTTTCACTGTTGAAGTAGATCATGTTGGAAACTACATTGTAGGCTCTTGATTTTAGAAATAGGATTCCTATAATGATGGTCTTCTTCCCCTTATCACATTACACTGAAGGCCATGATAGAAATGATAAACACGAAATCAAAGGCAGGACCACATTTTAGCCAATTATAGATATTGATTTTTCCTCAGATCATCTATTTATAAGATTGTCTCCAAAGCTTGATTTGCCAGGTTTAATTATGAATTGCTAATGGGTGGACATAAATGCATTTATATAAGTAGGTCTTGGACAGGAGACAACATGCATTTTGACAGTATTCAttgaatatatgtataattgCTTATCAGAATCATCAGACTAATTAAGAAACCTATTAAGTCCTTGTGAGTCCAGTAAGGAAGAAATTATTCTTGATTTTCTCCAACACAAGAAAACTGGACTAGACAGTCATGACCATTACTTTTAGTTGTAAAATCTATGattctgtggtttgtcttttctaCCAGTCAAAACTGATAACAGATTTCCCTAGGAGTTTAAAATGAGGTCAGATATGGAACCAGGACAATAGCTATTGTTATATCCAGTACTGCCAATTCCCAGACCATGATTTGAAAGCAAAACTCTAATTCCATGTGAATTATTTGTGTAACACAGTTcacttgaaaggaaaaaaaaaaaaaaggaataagaatagATGATCTGATGGGTGGGGGATTTAGAGacatctctttttcatttctattaagtTTTACTAATCAATTTCTTTAAGACAGTCACATAAAGAACTTTACTAATACTTAATTATTGACATTTATTGCTTAAACTATGCTTAGAGGCAAAAAGCCATAAACATTTAATCAGAAGAATAGGTTATTAGTGGGTGACTTTCTCAATTAGGCATTTTGCATTCCTagttcctcatctttaaaatacatgtgATTTGTCTCTGAGGTATCTTACtctttaattattcattcagcaagtatttaatGGGAACCTTTATATTCTAAGTACCATGTAAGATTCAAAGATCAATAAGATCCCCAAAGTACCTTGTGTTTATGTATATTGGTGTTCCAGCTTATCTTCCCTTTGTCCCTTTTGGGCACTTTCTTTCCAACGACTGGTTTTGCTCAGTGGTCATCAAAGTAGGTGCACAAGGCAGTCCGTTGGATGATGGAAAAATATGCTAGAACTTGAATTCTGATTTGTGTTTTGGCCTTTTCCTGGGGTAACttttgatttttatagtttcaaacttacagaaaagttgcaaaaatggTATAAAGAACTCCCATGTATTCTTTCCTGGATTCAGTAATTATTAAAAGCTTTCCTACTTGTGCTTTTTCATCCCTCCTTCAACACTGCATGGTactggggttctctctccctctctcagtgaGATGAGGTATCTCTCTATTTATTGTctttctacctctctttctctatctctctatcctCTGTCTAATCATGCCCCATTGCTCTAAATACTTTAGTACTTCAGTATTGTCCAAGAAGGACATTCTCTCATTTAACCACAATACGGTAATtacaaattaagaattttagCATTGATGCAGTACTATTGTTTCACAATCCACGTTTAAATAGCATCAATTTCTAAACAATGTCCTTCACAGCAAATTTTTTCCGGTCCAGAATTGCACATTGCACTTAgttgtcatttttctttagtttcgTTAAATATGGAACAGTTCAGGCTAGCAATTTGAAAAGTACAGGCTAGCAATTTTGTAGAATTTCCCTCAATTTGAGGTTGTCTAGTGtatgcatttttggcaggaatacCAGAAAAAGGATGTGTCCTTGGTGCTGGCGATATCTATTTATCTCCTTACTGGTGATGTCAAGGTTGATCACTTGGTTAAAGCATTCTTCCAAGTTTCTTGTGCTTTTGCCTACAGAGAATGAAATgtgatacatgcatatatacagaGAATTTGGTTAGATCTAGTTTAGGATTAACTGCTCCACGTGAGGGGAGTGGACCTGCTTTGAGTGGTCATGTTTAGTAAATCTAAATATGGGCTGGGAATCTTGACCTCCttgttatatgtatttatttcaatgaattatttatatgtaattacTGAGACCTGAATTTGTTTGAGACCGTATTACTACAAGTTCCCTCCAATAACCTTAGCCTACTTCCTGAATTCTAGAGTCAGGCTAGCATAAAATGTGGTTATATTGCTTTTGTTAAATAAGGCTGCAAGATATATATAAACAGCAGAGAAGGCCATGGAAAGTAATATTTGCAGGAAGGAGTTGGATTCTTTAGTTCAAAGAAGCCTAATAAAGATTTGTTAAGTTCTGagtagaaaataaaggaagataggAACTGAATTTGGAAGGCAAAGCCAAACTATAGTCCTACACATAGGGTAATAGATCACACCTTAAATTATAAGCTGACTTTCTGGGTTTTATTGCCCCTGAACTAATTGTAACTTTTACAATTTgttatactcttaaaaaaatccCATGTGAGTGAAGCCATATAATGATTGTATTATATTCCCCATGTGAGTGaagccatataatgattgtccttctccgattgacttacttcactcagcataataccctccagttccatccatgtcgtagcaaatggtgggtattcgtcatttctaatggctgagtaatattccattgtatatatagatcacatcttctttatctattcatctttcgatggacaccgaggctcctcccacagtttggccaCCATGGGcaataggggaaaggagagaaaatgagtgggaaaaatcagagagggtgacaaagcatgagagactcctaactctgagaaacgaacaagggatagtggaagggatggtggtgggggattggggtgactgggtgatgggcactgagtagggcacttgatgggatgagcactgggtatcatactataggttggcaaatcaaactccaataaaaaaacataccaaaaaaattacttttttttttttttttttggcggagGACTCACTGAACTTTTTCGGTCTATAGTTAGTATTTTGGACGTGTCTGGTTGAGATATTAGAATAAATCCTAGTGGCTAAAACATGTGAAGCTTGGAAAAGCTAAAAGTAAGTCATTGGAAGCAAGTAGAGATAGTGAAATTCAGAAAAGCAGAATGAAACCTTCTGTTTTCATTATGCTGTTACTGCatccttttatttgtttaaattgtgTGCTTTTCCCCCTCACCTGCCCCCTGGATCTTCAGAAAGGAGCTCATTGCCAAGCTGGATCAAGCAGAAAGGGAGAAGGTGGATGCTGCTCAGCTGGCCCGGGAATTCGAGGCTCTGATGGAGGAGAACAGGACGTTGAAGTTGGCTCAGTCCCAATGTGTAGAACAGCTGGAAAAACTTAGAATACAGTATCAGAAGAGACAGGGCTCGTCCTAACTTTAAACGATTCAATGTGAGCATCAAAGGTCGGTGACTGCTGTGTGCTggccaaagatttttatttgaaagggatAGTGTGTAAAactttattgtttctttattgtaataaaaattacCCACGTGACAAATGTCTATCATGAATTTGACGCTTGCCAGATCGAGTTTGAGAGAGGgcatattttattctaaataagaTGATGAAAGCAAACCTATTGCCAATATATGTTTTCGGAGATCATGattcatttccaatttttttctttttccaaattcatttccatttttttcttctttaggaagATGCGCTCAGACTGTACATCAGggtagaaaatgataaaaatagagtACTGGCTGACTCGGCTGAGAATCACGAACAGAATTGAGCCATGAAACAAACTAGTAAGATGCTCACTGCAGTTTCctatctgtgtatttttaaatttcacatcttGAATATTTCAACTGTGCCCGAACCTGAAGTCAGAAATGTCTGAGCACATATTTATGTTCACCAGAGTTAGGTTTAATCCCTCA from Canis aureus isolate CA01 chromosome 30, VMU_Caureus_v.1.0, whole genome shotgun sequence includes the following:
- the MAP3K7CL gene encoding MAP3K7 C-terminal-like protein isoform X2: MISTARVPADKPVRIAFSLDNASDDTPPEDAIPLAFPELDQQLQPLPPCHDSLESMQVFKQHCQIAEEYNEVKKEIALLEERKKELIAKLDQAEREKVDAAQLAREFEALMEENRTLKLAQSQCVEQLEKLRIQYQKRQGSS
- the MAP3K7CL gene encoding MAP3K7 C-terminal-like protein isoform X1, which gives rise to MVDSKQRRLHRNLEDPGEGQDSGAHMISTARVPADKPVRIAFSLDNASDDTPPEDAIPLAFPELDQQLQPLPPCHDSLESMQVFKQHCQIAEEYNEVKKEIALLEERKKELIAKLDQAEREKVDAAQLAREFEALMEENRTLKLAQSQCVEQLEKLRIQYQKRQGSS
- the MAP3K7CL gene encoding MAP3K7 C-terminal-like protein isoform X3, with the protein product MQVFKQHCQIAEEYNEVKKEIALLEERKKELIAKLDQAEREKVDAAQLAREFEALMEENRTLKLAQSQCVEQLEKLRIQYQKRQGSS